The genomic segment TCTTCCGCTTCGCGCCcttgctcgacgcgtccaccttcTTCACCCccacctcgacgtccacATCTGGGAGCGGCCCACTCACGTTCGGCCGCCAGATCGCTGGcatccacccccgcgccccgtccaaGTGCCCACCCGGTCGACTCCCGTTTGAAGCTACGGGATAAAACATCACCTTCATGAGCTAACCATCCAGTCACGAACatgcgcgcggtgacctcgatgccgtcggcgtcgtcggcggtccCCCGgtggaccccgcggcgcgcgccgtcctcgaggaggcgcgtctcctccgaccgaacccccgcgcgcgccctcggctcctcctccccgacggcgggcggTCCCGGCCCCATCCGTGTCACGTGgaccggcgggggcgccgcggaggtttcgggcgccggcgcgacgttgggcgcgggcgcgggcgccgacgcgcgcgtgacgctgccgggcgtcgccgacgcgcacgtcaAGCTCGAGGTCAAGCAGGGCCGGGTtttcgtcaccgcgctcaagggGGGCGGGAGGGTCACCCTGGGGGACAGCTCGCTCTTCCCGGGAGTGGCGTACGCGGTGAaggagggcgcgacgatcggtCTGGGCGAGGAGGGGAGCGAGGTGACGGTGGAGCAGGTggacggaggcgcgggaaCCGCGGGGATCGACATGATGTCGAAGATGATGCAGATGCAGTTCGAGGCGACGCTCAAGCCCGAGATCAAGAAGGCGCTCGAGTGAAGATggggagcgacgacgcgagcatcGAATCGCACGCGCCGGTACCCGTTGTACGTTGAGAAGACTACGAACCTTCATGCGTCTACTTTAAAACCCGCGTCCGTGGCCGCACTAGGACCTCGCGAGGTGAAGCCTGGCGCTCGCCTGCATcttcgcgaccgccgccgcctccccatccgacaccgccgccgccgccgtcgccgccgcgtcgtcgtccgccttcGACAGCAAAtctctcgcgctcgcctgCATCTTCgcaaccgccgcgagctccgccgcgtcgagctccgtcgcgtccaaaCCCACCCCATCATCCTCCTCACcaccctcgtcctcgtcgaagaaAACCCCCTCGCCGGTCGTCCTCCCGACGGAGGATGGCAGCG from the Micromonas commoda chromosome 15, complete sequence genome contains:
- a CDS encoding predicted protein, with the protein product MRAVTSMPSASSAVPRWTPRRAPSSRRRVSSDRTPARALGSSSPTAGGPGPIRVTWTGGGAAEVSGAGATLGAGAGADARVTLPGVADAHVKLEVKQGRVFVTALKGGGRVTLGDSSLFPGVAYAVKEGATIGLGEEGSEVTVEQVDGGAGTAGIDMMSKMMQMQFEATLKPEIKKALE